From the genome of Rattus rattus isolate New Zealand chromosome 6, Rrattus_CSIRO_v1, whole genome shotgun sequence:
aaaccagatacactcagactaatagaagaaaaaattcagaagagtcttgaacacacgggcactggggaaaatttcctgaacaaaacaccaatggcttatgctgtaagatcaagaactgacaaatggtacctcataaaattgcaaagcttctgtaaggcaaaggacactgttgttaggacaaaacgacaaccaacagagtgggaaaagatctttaccattcctacgtctgagagaggactaatatccaaaatatgccaagaactcaagaagttaggtgccagagaaccaaataacactattaaaatgtggggtacagagctaaataaagaattctcagctgaggaatattgagtgaCTGAGAAggacctaaggaaatgttcaacatcctcagtcatcagggaaatgcaaatcaaaacaaccctgagattccacctcataccaatcagaatggctaagtcgaaaactcaagtgacaacagatgctggtcaatatgtggagaaagaggaacatcctctattgttggtgggattgcaaactggtacaacctctctggaaatcagtctggaagttcctcagaaaattggaaattacactacctgaggacccagctatacctctcttgggtatatacccaaatgatgctctaacatacaacaaggacacatgcttcactaagTTTATAACAGCATTATTtctaataaccagaagctggtatgaacccagatgcccctcaagagaggaatggatacagaaaatgtggtacatctacacaatggagtactactcagctatcaaaaacaatgacctcatgaaattcatagccaaatggatggaactagaaaacatcatcctgagtgaggtaacctaattacaaaaaagcacacatggtatgcactcactgataattgaatattagctcaaaaggtCAAATTATCCAAGGTAAAAtccatagatcacatgaagctcaagaagaaggatgaccaaaatgtgtatgcttcagttcttcttaaaagggggaacaaaaatattcataggagagtaTATggggcaaagtttggagcagagacagaagaaatgtccattcagagccccccatgtgacccatatatttacagccaccaaaactagataagattgatgaagctaagaagtgcatgttgatagGAGTctcatatagctgtcttctgaaagactcagccagagtgtgtcaaatacaaaggctaatgctagcagcaaaccattgaactgagaatgggaccccagttggaggaattagagaaaggattaaaagagccgaaggggcttgcaacccaataagaacaacaatgccaactaaccagagctcccagggactaacccactacccaaagagtaatacatggacagacccatggctccagctgcatatatagcagaggatggccttgttgggcaccaaaggaagaagccctttgtcctgccaaggctggaaccccaaaAGCAAGGAAGTGTCAGGGGTGGTGGGCAGGTGGAACACCCTCAGAAAAGAAGTGGAGGGGAATAGAATAGTAggcttatggtcaggaaaccaggagagggaataacatttgaaatataaataaaaaatatcctataTCCTATAATAAAAAGGAAGGCCCTTGACATCAAGTCTCCACATGcatactgacacacatacacaatctcacaaacacagaaacagagaaacaaaatgtcCTCAGTAAAACACTACCTTATATAATGAATATAcacaagattttaaaatgtattttattgtaaGTGTAATATATGCATATCAATTTTTGAGAAATGAACTAATTTCACCAGTCAATAAATGCTGATGGCATATTAGcaaaggcaggaaataagaggTGGGAGTTCTGGTAGAGAAATAGGGATTCTAGGACTTAGTCAGAGCGGGGAGATTCACCACCTGGACCATTAGGAAGTCAGAAGAATGAAACTGAGGGAATTTAACTAGTGTTGTGGCAGACATAGAATGATTTAATCAGGTTATATAAGTGATGAGTCAgttgggaaacaaactcaggcttaaggcctaggcatttattcataaataattaatcTTGGGTTTGTCATTCAGAAACACTTCATCAAGAAGTACAGAACTGTGATCCTACACCAGGGGGAAATCCTTCCAAAGTGTAGAAGCTCCTCCTTAAGAAGGCTGATGAACTGTAGAACTCATATCCTTGGAACAACTGAGGATAAAAGGTAGAACATCAGGAAATGATGGTTAACCATTGCATGGGGCAAATTTATcacaatttatcttttaaattgttGAGAAATTTCAGTTTGGTACTTTTataatctttacatttttattaattttctgcaTCATGGCTAAAGCACCTGGACACATTTCATAATCTGAAAACACTCATGGGATACACAGTTCCTATTCTGAGCATTGTGGATATAGGAGAGAGCAACCATTACAGTCCAACCAGAGTGCATGTGTCTACAGAAGTACTCCCTTCTTGGGCTGAAACTCCACCTCTATCAGCAAAATGTCCAGAATGTGTATTTCTTGAGTTTCTGGAACACCATACTGGATTTGTTCACATTGGGTCCTCAGAGTCCAGCCCTCTCTATATAGATTCATACAGTATGTCATTCTGTGTGACTGAAATTTCACTTTGCAAAGTAGCTTCAGGGCTCATTAGCATTGGTTTATGTGCAAAAGTCTCACCCATTCTGAATGATAGTTGACTCACATAGAGGCTACAGTTGTGTTCCTGTATTCAGTTTTAGGTCTCAGAGTATTTGAACTTTTGTAATATACTTTTTGATATATAAAGTTGTTTACTCCTTGAACATAACTGATATGATTTTTTCACACCCAGGTTGTGGTTTAAGCATCATATCCTTATTTATAGTGGTTacctaattttgaaaaataaataatatggtaGTTTAGATATTGATAAATGGCCTCATCCAGCACAGATTTAGAGAAGTATAGATCAGCAAGGTGTTAACAAGGAAGATCCCATTGCAAATTTACCCTAAAGACAGTTAAGAAAAAATTCTTTGTAGCCACTCAGCGTATgtggtttgatttttaaaataaaaatgtgccaTCCATACATTATAGAAAAGTGCAGGAGTTAAATACAAAGGgcacaaatatatattttcatttaacctCAAAGCATGCACGTAATGCCATGATTCATAGCTCTGTTGATGGTACACTGCTCATCATGAAAATTCTTATGAACACAGAGACTCTAACGTTACTATTCTATCATACATGGATATCATCAGGCTAGTTAGTCGTTTTTCATTATTGAGAACCAGCAGAGGACTGAATGCAGCATAGCCATGGGCTACAAGAATCTGCACACAATACAGAGATTGATTTCCCTGGAATATAGTTCTTGAGTAGGTCATGATACTATCAAAAGTTGACATTATCAGAAAGAAGCTCATAAGCATTAGAATGGTCCAGATGGCTCTCTGCTCTGGAGTTGCCTTTGGAGGAAGTTTTGAGTTCTGAAGCCGCTGGGACCGAGTCTTATGCCTACATAAGAGAGTCGCCATGTAGCAAGTTGAGAGGCCCATGAGACCAATAAGGAAGACATTCCTGAAAGCCAGCAGTGTGGAGAAGGTGCGTTGCATTGAGGAACTCATGGGTAGAAAAGAGCAAGATTTCGTGATATGTATAAGATTAACCGAGGTGAGATTTCGTGTGGCAATAGCTGCTATTAAAATATGGCTGCTGATGGATGTATAGAAGATGctcatgaaaataaagaaacatgagagctgatgtggagaattgagtttgaacTTTGCTAAGTGAGAGCTTTGAGGGCAGAGGATGATTGCCTGGAAGACACTCAACATGCAGGTGGCACAAACAGAGAGGCTCCTGAAAAACCTGTGCAAGAAAATGAATAGTTTACATGTGATATCATCCCATCCTCCTGAAGACATAAAAAAGTCTTCAGTTATATATGCTGCAAGTAACAGCATCACTAGGTGGATTAGGGCCATGAGGCCAATGGGCAAGTCAGTGAGTCTGGGCCTGTGCCCACGAATGAACATGAAGgtgtggaagaggagaaggcagcTGTTGGCTGAGATCCCGATGCCTATCTCAGAGAAGAAGGCAATTCTGTAAGCACTATAGTACAGTGTATTATCTTTATTCATATTATTCGGGGTAGAAGCACATAGTAGTTGtctgaagagaaagcaagaaactcCTTAGTTACATATTGCCTTCTTCATCCAGAAAAGGAACATTGCCCTGAATAATTACAGATACATCCAAATTTATCTACTGCCATCTAAAAATTCAGCTCTCTCTCACACCATCCAGAATCCATCCCTACTCTCACACATTGTCTAACCTCTCCAACTGTGGATAGCTTAAGTTTTTAAATGTGAACCTCTATCAGTGAGTAAGTTTTGCTCTACAGTAAAATTCCATACATTAtggaaaatgtttcctttcctATTACTTTTCAAATCCATTTATCTGGACAATGCCTAATGTGGTTTGATTTGTACCATTTTGGTTGTTAAGCATGtaattgttctttattttctgtgaacCTGAAGGAGGAAGGTGTCACAAAATGGGATGAGGCTTTTCTGAGAAAGAGTTCCCATGCATTAGACACTCATAGAGTTATTTCTTTTAGTCATTCTCTTTACCTTTCCATTAATTGTCTGACAAAATATTCTCTTCATTGTTCCACCTAAAATGCTGGGATGTAAATTTAGGTTTCATGTTATTTAACCTTGTACCCACAGTTAGATTGCAGGAAGAGAGACACCCGAGCAGTCTGAGTCCAGGCTGTAGTCACATACTTTAAAACATGTGAACCATCCTGTGCCAGTGTCACAGAAAGCATAGGTGTGAAAGCAGATGCAGGATATACACCAAATGTGGATGTATTTCTTCTATGCCATGATCTCCATGGGAATATCACCCACTGGTCTTTTTCTCATGCCATATCTGATCCCGTGACTCAGTGAAATTAATACAgtccttttaaaatcatttagatAAAACAGAGAAGATCAAAATTACTAAACAGCAGAATGGTATAGGTGTCCATCTC
Proteins encoded in this window:
- the LOC116903005 gene encoding vomeronasal type-1 receptor 95 yields the protein MNKDNTLYYSAYRIAFFSEIGIGISANSCLLLFHTFMFIRGHRPRLTDLPIGLMALIHLVMLLLAAYITEDFFMSSGGWDDITCKLFIFLHRFFRSLSVCATCMLSVFQAIILCPQSSHLAKFKLNSPHQLSCFFIFMSIFYTSISSHILIAAIATRNLTSVNLIHITKSCSFLPMSSSMQRTFSTLLAFRNVFLIGLMGLSTCYMATLLCRHKTRSQRLQNSKLPPKATPEQRAIWTILMLMSFFLIMSTFDSIMTYSRTIFQGNQSLYCVQILVAHGYAAFSPLLVLNNEKRLTSLMISMYDRIVTLESLCS